Part of the Stackebrandtia endophytica genome is shown below.
CGGCCCGGCACCTCGACGAGGTGCCGGGCCGGCTAGCGTCACGACTCGGTCGCTGGTGGCCAGGAATGGACCACATCGACGTGCCGGAGTCCGCCAGAGGTGGCGATGTGCTGAAACCACGCGGCGCATTCGGGTATCGACGGCGCCGTTCGGGCCGCCTCAAGGGCCTCGGTTCGGTCACGCCACACAACCACGTCCAGCCAGCTGCCGTCATCCTCTTTGGTCAGGTATGCCGCCAGGCAGCCGGGGAATCGGGCACGCAATGCCCTGATCATGGACGGTCGGCCCTCGACCATCGCTTCTTCGGCTTCGGGCGAGACGGTGAATCGGGCGAGTTCGATGGCGGTCACGGTGCCACGATAATCGGCCCAGGTGACACCTCAGACCGTCAATCCCTCCTCGATGGAGGAATACTGCGGCCGCCACCCCAGCTCCTCGGCCGCCAGCGCGTTTGACACCCGAAGATCGGTGTCGATCATCAGACAGCCCAGGTACGGCATCGCCAGTCGCAGCAGCCAACCGGGGAGTGCGATCGGCTTGGGCGTCCGGTGGGCACGCGCCACCGCCGCACAGAACTCCCCCCAGGTGACCGGGGTGTCGTCCACGATGTTGTAGGCGGTGTCGGGCCTACCCGCCTCCAACGCCGTCACCGCCGCCGCGGCGGCGTCCTCGATGTGGATGAATCCGGTGTGTCCGCCACCGTTGCGTGGCACGACCGGGACGTGTTTGCGCATCAGTTCGGCGAACAGGTCACTGAACGCCTTGGGCCCGTAGAACATGCCGTATCGCAGTGCGATCCCGTCGATGCCCGGGGCGGCGAACACCTGCTGTTCGGCGGTCTGAGTCGTGGTGGCCACCAGGTCGGCGACGCTGCCGACGGTGACACCGAACCGGTCGGCTTCGGTGAGCATCCGTTGCCCGTGGTCGCGGTATCCGTATCCGGTGATGAGTGACTGCGCCACGAATCGGCGGGCGCCCACCGCGTGTGCGACGTCGATGAGGTGCGCGGTGCCCTCGGTGCGTAGTCGTCCGGTGGGGTCGTCGGGGCGTAGTCGACGCCGGGCGGACCGCAGCGCGGTGGCCTGGTGCATGATCGCGTCGGCAGTCAGCCCGGAGACCGCGCTCAGCAGCCCGTCGCGGTCGAGGACGTCGGCGACGACGGGTTGTGCGCCGGCCCGGGTGATGAGGTCGCGGTTGCGGGGGTTGCGAATGACCACGGTGACGTCGTGTCCGGCCGCGTGCAGTCGCCTCAACAACGGTCCTCCGATGGCACCGGTGCCTCCGGTGACGATCACTCTCACTTGGGTCTCCTTGTGGTTGGCAGGTGAACCTGCGGGTCGGGTTGCTGTCCCGCGGGATCACCGGACGACGCGAGGCCGGCCGTCGATACCCGGTCGGGACGACCGGTAGACGGCGCAGCCAAGGAGAGTGTGACGGTTGGTGGGTGTGATTTCGTCCATTCACCGGTGGTGTCGGTGGGTCAACGCTCCAATCCGCGGTAGCCGCCGTGCGCGAACACGAGCGGTTCACTGTGGTGGGTTCGAAACGACACGACCTCGCCGAACAGGACGATGTGGTCTCCGGCGGGGATGGTGGCGCCCTTGAGCCGACAGATCAGCCAGGCGCTCACTCCGTCGAGGACGGGTTGCCCGGCCACTCCGGCGCGCCAGTCGACGTCGGTGAATCGGTCGGGACGTGAGGAGGCGAACCGGGTCGCCAGGTTCGCCTGGTCCCGGGCGAGGATGTTGACCGCGTAGTGGCCGCTGCGTTCGAATGCCGTCCGGCTGGTGGAGTCGCGGCGCAGACACCACAGCACGATCGGCGGCCGCAGCGACACCGAGGTGAACGAGTTGACGGTCAACCCGGCCGGGGTGCCGTCGCCGTCGAGGGTGGTGACGACGGTGACCCCGGTGGCGTAGTGCCCCAGCATGGTCCGCAGTGTTCGGTCCGGTGCCGAGGTGGCGGCCGGTCGGCCGCCACGATCGGGGGTGACCATGGTCATGACCGGCTGCCACTGTCGACGAGGTCCTGGCAGTGGCGCAGCTTGTCGATGATGTCGGGGTCGCCGGGAGAGAGTTCGTCGGCGCGTCGCAGGTCGGCCAGCGCGTATTCACCCCGGCCCAGGTCGATCGCGACGATCGCGCGGTTGAACCGGATCTCGGCGTTGTCGGGGTCGAGGAGCACCGCGGTGTTGAGGTCGGCGAAGGCACTGAGCAGATCAGACTGTTCGTAGTGGAGTGTCGCCCGTGCCGAGAGCGCGCCGATGAGGTCGGGTTGCCGTCGCAGCGCGGTGTCGTAGGAGGCCATGGCGTCGTCGGTTCGGCCGTCGGCTTGGGCGAGGTTGCCGGCCAGTACGTGCAGTTCGGCGCGGTCGCCGTCCTGGTCGAGTCCGGCGGCGATGTCGGCGCCGGCGGCGATGTCGTCTCCCAACTCCAGCAGCAGTTCCGCCCGGTTCACGTAGGCATCCACATTGGTCGGGTCGAGGGCGATGGCCTCGGTGAGGTCGGCCAGCGCCCCGGCACTGTCGCCGATGCCGGCCTTGGTGACCGCCCGGTTGAAGTACGCCTCCGGGAACGGCGGGGACAGTCGGATGGCCTCGTCGTAGTCGCGTAGCGCGGCCCGGTCCTCGCCGAGTCGACGCAGCAGTGCGGCCCGATCGAAGTGGTACTCCGGATAGTTGGGGTCGAGTTCGATGACCGTGTTGTAGTCCTCCAACGCCTCCTCGACGCGTTTGAGACCCGCCAACACCTGCGCCCGGTTGTATCGCAGCACCGAGCGGTGCAGTCGGTGCTGGTCGGCGTCCAACGCGCTGTCGAGGCGGCTGAGACCGTCCTCGACCAGTTCCAGGGCCCGCTTCGGGTCGCCCAGGTGCAGTTCGATCAGGGCGAGACCGTTGCGGTAGAACGCCGAGTGGAACGCCCGCGA
Proteins encoded:
- a CDS encoding antibiotic biosynthesis monooxygenase; the protein is MTAIELARFTVSPEAEEAMVEGRPSMIRALRARFPGCLAAYLTKEDDGSWLDVVVWRDRTEALEAARTAPSIPECAAWFQHIATSGGLRHVDVVHSWPPATES
- a CDS encoding NAD-dependent epimerase/dehydratase family protein, with product MRVIVTGGTGAIGGPLLRRLHAAGHDVTVVIRNPRNRDLITRAGAQPVVADVLDRDGLLSAVSGLTADAIMHQATALRSARRRLRPDDPTGRLRTEGTAHLIDVAHAVGARRFVAQSLITGYGYRDHGQRMLTEADRFGVTVGSVADLVATTTQTAEQQVFAAPGIDGIALRYGMFYGPKAFSDLFAELMRKHVPVVPRNGGGHTGFIHIEDAAAAAVTALEAGRPDTAYNIVDDTPVTWGEFCAAVARAHRTPKPIALPGWLLRLAMPYLGCLMIDTDLRVSNALAAEELGWRPQYSSIEEGLTV
- a CDS encoding flavin reductase family protein translates to MTMVTPDRGGRPAATSAPDRTLRTMLGHYATGVTVVTTLDGDGTPAGLTVNSFTSVSLRPPIVLWCLRRDSTSRTAFERSGHYAVNILARDQANLATRFASSRPDRFTDVDWRAGVAGQPVLDGVSAWLICRLKGATIPAGDHIVLFGEVVSFRTHHSEPLVFAHGGYRGLER